A single window of Solea solea chromosome 9, fSolSol10.1, whole genome shotgun sequence DNA harbors:
- the polr2h gene encoding DNA-directed RNA polymerases I, II, and III subunit RPABC3, protein MAGILFEDIFDVKDIDPDGKKFDRVSRLHCESESFKMDLILDVNTQIYPVELGDKFRLVIASTLYEDGTPDDGEYNPQDDRPSRADQFDYVMYGKVYKIEGDETSTEAATRLSAYVSYGGLLMRLQGDANNLHGFEVDARVYLLMKKLAF, encoded by the exons ATGGCTGGAATTCTATTTGAGGACATCTTTGATGTTAAAGACATCGATCCAGATGGAAAGAAGTTTGACAGAG tgTCTCGTCTACACTGTGAAAGTGAATCTTTCAAGATGGACCTCATCTTGGATGTGAACACTCAGATCTATCCTGTTGAGCTTG GTGATAAGTTCAGACTGGTCATTGCCAGTACATTATATGAAGATGGAACTCCAGATGATGGAGAGTATAATCCTCAGGATGACCGGCCGTCTAG AGCAGACCAGTTTGATTATGTGATGTACGGGAAGGTGTACAAGATTGAAGGTGATGAGACCTCAACAGAAGCAGCAACACGACT CTCTGCATATGTATCTTATGGTGGCCTTctcatgaggctacagggagatGCCAACAACCTTCATGGCTTTGAGGTGGACGCTAGGGTTTACCTGCTCATGAAGAAACTGGCCTTCTAA